One window from the genome of Calliopsis andreniformis isolate RMS-2024a chromosome 12, iyCalAndr_principal, whole genome shotgun sequence encodes:
- the LOC143186173 gene encoding uncharacterized protein LOC143186173: protein MSTIVRRENRITSPRTIRRVCFAMPRVSGRFVGFRADFFVVFSGLGHAGGRKTRVLEGFNFATLADVTRDLKRHRILGNVRAGFIVGQRLRTIGAVFETRVPG from the coding sequence ATGTCGACGATCGTGCGCCGAGAGAATCGAATAACCAGCCCGAGAACGATCAGGCGCGTTTGTTTCGCGATGCCGCGAGTTTCAGGACGCTTCGTAGGTTTTCGAGCTGATTTTTTCGTTGTTTTCAGTGGATTGGGTCATGCGGGAGGTAGGAAGACGCGGGTTTTGGAAGGTTTTAACTTCGCGACATTGGCTGACGTCACGCGAGACCTCAAGCGCCATCGCATTCTTGGAAATGTACGCGCAGGCTTCATTGTTGGACAGCGATTGAGAACGATAGGCGCCGTTTTTGAAACCAGAGTCCCGGGTTAG